In one Moritella sp. 5 genomic region, the following are encoded:
- a CDS encoding DUF962 domain-containing protein, with product MSRQSRTVQQWFDEYGVSHQNKTNKRIHWVMVPVIFFTIVGLLWSIPKADWMGTSTLINWATLVMLPALYFYYTLSVRIMLGMLAFTCACLATCYVLTLTLSIPLWIFSAVLFAIAWIFQFVGHKIEGAKPSFFEDLQFLLIGPAWLLGFIYRRAGISY from the coding sequence ATGTCACGTCAGTCGAGAACAGTACAACAATGGTTTGATGAATATGGGGTCAGCCATCAGAACAAAACCAATAAGCGTATTCATTGGGTTATGGTACCAGTCATATTCTTTACCATTGTTGGTTTATTATGGTCGATTCCGAAAGCAGATTGGATGGGAACATCTACTTTAATCAATTGGGCAACACTGGTCATGCTACCTGCGCTGTATTTCTATTACACCTTGTCAGTACGTATCATGTTGGGTATGTTAGCGTTCACCTGTGCGTGCTTAGCTACGTGTTATGTTCTCACCCTGACCTTATCTATACCGTTATGGATATTTAGCGCTGTACTATTTGCAATTGCTTGGATATTTCAATTTGTAGGGCACAAGATTGAAGGCGCGAAACCCTCATTCTTTGAAGATCTGCAATTCTTGTTAATCGGTCCTGCTTGGTTACTGGGATTTATCTACCGACGCGCGGGTATTAGCTATTAA
- a CDS encoding flotillin family protein has product MELSENLTFTLTIAGIAVVALLTIGLIIAKLYVRSTKEVAFVRTGMGGEKIAKDGGMLVLPVLHETIPVSMNTLRIEVEKIQKDALITKDRMRVDVKADFYLRVAPTKEGISMAAQTLGLRTMRVEELKKLMESKFVDVLRAVAAEMTMTEMHEKRSDFVQKVQQSVMNDLEKNGLELESVSLTGFDQTDLQYFNKNNAFDAEGRALLAQIIERKRKETNDIEQENRILIEQRNVLAEKQSLEIEQEKQNAQLNQEQVLEMRKAEQQATIVKQREQRAQEEREAEIAKQRAIEAAEIEKAKFIETAEIEKIKVLEQSRIQQQRDIEVAMQEKQIAVAVKSEEESAARAKAAEAEKNKVEKEEAVITAREVAQANRDKQIEVIAATKEAEREAVGITVQAHAGKQAAEDNAESILIEAKASADALKLNAEANEKVYAVEAAGKRSRYEADNLLSTEQIDLQKSLAILQVLPELIANAVKPLENIEGIKILQGYGGNNGHSVTGVGSNDERSSAPKSLSEQVTMAALNYRANAPLVDNMLKEIGLVDKENGSLEDLLTGNHNLIKQSVTKAPTNDPINKSDSDIG; this is encoded by the coding sequence ATGGAATTATCAGAAAATCTCACGTTTACCTTAACCATAGCGGGCATTGCCGTTGTGGCATTACTGACAATCGGTCTCATTATTGCTAAATTGTATGTGCGTTCAACCAAAGAAGTGGCTTTTGTGAGAACGGGAATGGGTGGCGAAAAGATTGCTAAAGATGGCGGAATGTTGGTATTACCGGTATTGCATGAAACCATTCCTGTCAGTATGAATACTCTACGTATTGAAGTAGAAAAAATTCAAAAAGATGCTTTGATCACCAAAGACCGTATGCGTGTGGACGTAAAAGCCGACTTCTATTTACGTGTTGCACCGACTAAAGAAGGTATTTCAATGGCGGCGCAAACACTTGGTCTTAGAACCATGCGCGTGGAAGAATTGAAAAAATTAATGGAATCTAAATTTGTCGATGTTTTACGTGCTGTTGCGGCTGAAATGACGATGACAGAAATGCATGAAAAGCGTTCTGATTTTGTGCAAAAAGTGCAGCAGAGTGTGATGAATGATTTAGAAAAAAATGGACTGGAACTTGAGTCGGTATCGTTAACAGGGTTTGATCAAACAGACCTACAATACTTCAACAAAAATAATGCCTTCGATGCTGAAGGTCGTGCGTTACTTGCTCAGATTATTGAGCGTAAACGTAAAGAAACCAATGATATTGAGCAAGAGAATAGAATTCTGATTGAGCAACGTAATGTACTTGCAGAGAAACAATCATTAGAAATTGAACAAGAAAAACAGAATGCACAATTAAACCAAGAGCAAGTCCTTGAAATGCGTAAAGCAGAGCAACAAGCGACGATTGTTAAGCAGCGAGAGCAAAGAGCACAAGAAGAACGCGAAGCTGAAATCGCAAAGCAAAGAGCGATTGAAGCTGCTGAAATTGAAAAAGCCAAATTCATTGAAACAGCGGAAATTGAAAAAATAAAAGTATTAGAGCAGTCAAGAATTCAACAGCAGCGTGACATTGAAGTTGCGATGCAAGAAAAGCAAATTGCAGTCGCGGTTAAGTCTGAAGAAGAATCAGCAGCACGTGCTAAAGCGGCGGAAGCAGAGAAGAACAAAGTAGAAAAAGAAGAAGCGGTTATTACTGCACGTGAAGTTGCGCAAGCAAACCGTGATAAGCAAATTGAAGTTATCGCGGCAACGAAAGAAGCCGAGCGTGAGGCTGTTGGTATTACCGTTCAAGCACATGCAGGAAAGCAAGCGGCGGAAGATAATGCCGAATCAATTTTAATTGAAGCAAAAGCATCAGCTGATGCGTTAAAACTGAACGCTGAAGCAAACGAGAAAGTGTATGCCGTTGAAGCGGCAGGTAAACGTTCGCGTTATGAAGCGGATAATCTTTTGAGTACTGAGCAGATAGACCTACAAAAATCATTGGCTATTTTACAAGTACTACCAGAGTTAATTGCCAATGCGGTTAAGCCATTAGAGAATATTGAAGGCATCAAGATCCTGCAAGGGTATGGTGGTAATAACGGTCACAGCGTTACTGGTGTAGGTTCAAATGATGAGCGTTCATCTGCGCCAAAAAGTCTATCTGAGCAAGTCACTATGGCGGCATTAAATTATCGTGCTAATGCACCGCTGGTGGATAATATGCTTAAAGAGATTGGACTCGTTGATAAAGAAAATGGTTCGTTGGAAGATTTACTGACGGGTAATCATAATCTAATCAAACAGTCGGTGACTAAAGCACCAACCAATGATCCGATAAACAAGTCGGACAGTGATATCGGATAA